Proteins from one Stenotrophomonas aracearum genomic window:
- the phoU gene encoding phosphate signaling complex protein PhoU: MNIPNDHIVKSYDEEQQRLVAEIVRMGEMSVAQLEAALDVIERRDDNAAARIIANDEAIDSLEQQISHDVMRLALRGPMARDLREILAGLRIPADIERIGDYAANVAKRSIALSKMPPLPQIQGLRSLGRLAAQQVRRAIEAYRDNDADGALALRDDDARLDAQYTALFRELLTYMMEDPRNITPCTHLLFMAKNLERVGDHATNIAENVWFLVHGEQALPPREKRDETSTEKL, encoded by the coding sequence ATGAACATTCCGAACGACCACATCGTCAAGAGCTACGACGAAGAACAGCAGCGGCTGGTGGCCGAGATCGTGCGCATGGGCGAAATGTCCGTGGCACAGCTGGAAGCGGCGCTGGACGTGATCGAACGCCGCGACGACAACGCCGCGGCACGCATCATTGCCAACGACGAGGCGATCGACAGCCTGGAACAGCAGATCAGCCACGATGTCATGCGCCTGGCGCTGCGTGGCCCGATGGCGCGCGACCTGCGCGAAATCCTGGCCGGCCTGCGCATCCCGGCCGACATCGAACGCATCGGCGACTATGCGGCCAACGTGGCCAAGCGCTCCATCGCCCTCAGCAAGATGCCGCCGTTGCCGCAGATCCAGGGCCTGCGTTCGTTGGGCCGCCTTGCGGCGCAGCAGGTCCGGCGCGCCATTGAGGCCTATCGCGACAATGACGCCGACGGCGCACTCGCCCTGCGCGACGATGACGCGCGCCTGGACGCGCAGTACACCGCGCTGTTCCGCGAGCTGCTGACCTACATGATGGAAGATCCGCGCAACATCACCCCGTGCACCCACCTCCTGTTCATGGCCAAGAACCTGGAGCGCGTGGGCGACCACGCCACCAACATCGCCGAGAACGTGTGGTTCCTGGTGCATGGCGAGCAGGCGCTGCCGCCGCGCGAGAAGCGTGACGAGACCAGCACCGAAAAGCTGTAA
- the pstB gene encoding phosphate ABC transporter ATP-binding protein PstB, with translation MNDLTNAVPMQRIAVPASHENLGNPAPTKLAARGLDFYYDKFHALKNINLEIPEKRVTALIGPSGCGKSTLLRIFNRIYALYPKLEAKGEVLLDGENILSPKYPMNRLRSKVGMVFQKPVPFPMTIFENVAYGIRHHEKLSKADMNDRVEHALRQGALWDEVKDKLNQSALGLSGGQQQRLCIARAVALRPDVLLLDEPTSALDPISTSRIEQLVEELKHDYTIVIVTHNMQQAARVSDYTAFMYLGDLIEHDRTEVIFSQPNKQQTEDYITGRFG, from the coding sequence ATGAACGACCTCACCAATGCCGTGCCGATGCAGCGCATCGCGGTGCCGGCCTCGCATGAAAACCTCGGCAACCCGGCGCCGACCAAGCTGGCTGCACGCGGACTGGACTTCTACTACGACAAGTTCCACGCGCTGAAGAACATCAACCTGGAGATTCCGGAAAAGCGCGTCACCGCGCTGATCGGTCCTTCCGGCTGCGGCAAGTCGACCCTGCTGCGCATCTTCAACCGCATCTACGCGCTGTACCCCAAGCTGGAAGCCAAGGGCGAAGTGCTGCTGGACGGCGAGAACATCCTGTCGCCGAAGTACCCGATGAACCGCCTGCGCAGCAAGGTCGGCATGGTGTTCCAGAAGCCGGTGCCGTTCCCGATGACCATCTTCGAGAACGTGGCCTATGGCATCCGCCACCACGAAAAGCTGTCCAAGGCGGACATGAACGACCGCGTCGAGCATGCGCTGCGCCAGGGCGCGCTGTGGGACGAAGTGAAGGACAAGCTCAATCAGAGCGCGCTGGGCCTGTCCGGTGGCCAGCAGCAGCGTCTGTGCATCGCCCGCGCCGTGGCCCTGCGCCCGGACGTGCTGCTGCTCGACGAGCCGACCTCGGCGCTGGACCCGATCTCCACCAGCCGCATCGAGCAGCTGGTCGAAGAGCTCAAGCACGACTACACCATCGTGATCGTCACCCACAACATGCAGCAGGCCGCGCGCGTGTCCGACTACACCGCCTTCATGTACCTGGGCGACCTGATCGAACACGACCGCACCGAAGTGATCTTCTCGCAGCCGAACAAGCAGCAGACCGAGGATTACATCACCGGCCGGTTCGGTTGA
- a CDS encoding RNA polymerase sigma factor yields the protein MQTLCPLELSAAHAGDRAALDRVLRHSRQHLRRYAEYHCVINDVEDAVQESLITVSRRLCDLRLVECFTSWAFRIVKRECNRLKRARCQWRHEELREEILPPAQCDDVALRRDCAAALESLPAHYREVILLRDLEGLSIAELAERLAITPETIKARLHRARVMAREYLA from the coding sequence ATGCAGACCCTCTGCCCGCTCGAACTCAGCGCCGCCCATGCCGGCGACCGCGCCGCGCTCGACCGCGTGCTGCGCCACTCGCGCCAGCACCTGCGTCGCTATGCCGAATACCACTGCGTCATCAACGACGTCGAAGACGCGGTACAGGAAAGCCTGATCACCGTGTCGCGGCGGCTGTGCGACCTGCGCCTGGTGGAGTGCTTCACCTCGTGGGCGTTCCGCATCGTCAAGCGCGAGTGCAACCGGCTCAAGCGCGCGCGGTGCCAGTGGCGGCACGAAGAGCTGCGCGAGGAGATCCTGCCACCCGCGCAGTGCGACGACGTGGCGCTGCGCCGCGACTGCGCCGCCGCGCTGGAATCGCTGCCGGCGCACTATCGCGAAGTGATCCTGCTGCGCGACCTGGAAGGCCTGTCGATCGCCGAACTGGCCGAGCGGCTGGCCATCACCCCCGAAACCATCAAGGCCCGCCTGCACCGCGCCCGCGTCATGGCGCGCGAGTACCTGGCCTGA
- the pstS gene encoding phosphate ABC transporter substrate-binding protein PstS, with product MKLHSASFAALSLAIALGLSACKPAAEGQATAPAADAPAAAPAAGDKVTAEISGAGASFIFPLVSKWSADYNAATGAKINYQSIGSGGGIAQIKAGTVDFGSSDKPLSSEELAQAGLGQFPSAIGGVVPVVNIEGLEAGKLRLSGALLADIFLGKVKTWNDPAIVAANPGVKLPDGKITLVHRSDGSGTTFNFSNYLSKVSPDWKSKVGEGTSVQWPDGVGGKGNEGVASYVKQIKGSIGYVELAYALQNGMPYASMQNAAGNWVQPSAETFAAAAASADWASAKDFNLVITNAPGDQAWPITATNFMLMHKQPKDAKRSKDTLAFFKWAFENGQAQANELHYVPLPAKLVKQIEGYWTAEFK from the coding sequence ATGAAACTGCATTCGGCCAGCTTTGCCGCCCTTTCCCTGGCCATCGCGCTGGGCCTGTCCGCCTGCAAGCCGGCCGCTGAAGGCCAGGCCACGGCACCGGCCGCAGATGCCCCCGCCGCCGCCCCGGCCGCGGGCGACAAGGTGACCGCCGAGATCTCCGGCGCGGGCGCCTCCTTCATTTTCCCGCTGGTCTCCAAGTGGTCGGCCGACTACAACGCCGCCACCGGCGCCAAGATCAACTACCAGTCGATCGGCTCGGGCGGCGGTATCGCCCAGATCAAGGCCGGCACCGTCGACTTCGGTTCCTCCGACAAGCCGCTGTCCAGCGAAGAGCTGGCCCAGGCCGGGCTCGGCCAGTTCCCGTCCGCCATCGGCGGCGTGGTCCCGGTGGTGAACATCGAGGGCCTGGAAGCCGGCAAGCTGCGCCTGAGCGGCGCCCTGCTGGCCGACATCTTCCTGGGCAAGGTCAAGACCTGGAACGACCCGGCCATCGTCGCCGCCAACCCGGGCGTGAAGCTGCCCGACGGCAAGATCACCCTGGTCCACCGTTCGGACGGTTCGGGCACCACCTTCAACTTCTCCAACTACCTGTCCAAGGTCAGCCCGGACTGGAAGAGCAAGGTCGGCGAAGGCACCTCGGTGCAGTGGCCGGACGGCGTGGGTGGCAAGGGCAACGAAGGCGTCGCCTCGTACGTGAAGCAGATCAAGGGTTCGATCGGTTACGTCGAACTGGCCTACGCGCTGCAGAACGGCATGCCGTACGCCTCGATGCAGAACGCCGCCGGCAACTGGGTGCAGCCGAGCGCTGAAACCTTCGCCGCCGCCGCTGCCAGCGCCGACTGGGCCAGCGCCAAGGACTTCAACCTGGTCATCACCAACGCCCCGGGCGACCAGGCGTGGCCGATCACCGCCACCAACTTCATGCTGATGCACAAGCAGCCCAAGGATGCCAAGCGCAGCAAGGACACCCTGGCGTTCTTCAAGTGGGCCTTCGAGAACGGTCAGGCCCAGGCCAACGAACTGCACTACGTGCCGCTGCCGGCGAAACTGGTCAAGCAGATCGAAGGCTACTGGACTGCTGAATTCAAATAA
- the pstA gene encoding phosphate ABC transporter permease PstA, with product MSTAVASNAQPLYLRRRIVNIVALLLSCLTALFGLFFLGWILFTLASKGLAGINLDLFTKMTPPPMQEGGLANAFFGSAVMCALAIAIGTPLGVLAGTWLAEYGNARKAGTVVRFVNDILLSAPSIVLGLFVYTLYVMQTGGQFSAFAGALSLAFIVLPVVVRTTDEMLRLVPSQMREAALSLGIPQWKVTVQVLYRSAAAGIITGILLALARISGETAPLLFTAFGNQYWNSNVFQPMASVPVVMNQFAGSPYESWQTLAWAGALVLTLFVLLVSLSARGILLRNRISHD from the coding sequence ATGTCCACCGCCGTCGCTTCCAACGCGCAGCCGCTGTACCTGCGCCGCCGCATCGTCAACATCGTCGCGCTGCTGCTGTCGTGCCTGACCGCGCTGTTCGGCCTGTTCTTCCTGGGCTGGATCCTGTTCACCCTGGCCTCCAAGGGCCTGGCCGGGATCAACCTGGACCTGTTCACCAAGATGACCCCGCCGCCCATGCAGGAAGGCGGCCTGGCCAACGCCTTCTTCGGCAGCGCGGTGATGTGTGCACTGGCCATCGCCATCGGCACCCCGCTGGGCGTGCTGGCCGGTACCTGGCTGGCCGAGTACGGCAACGCCCGCAAGGCCGGTACGGTGGTGCGTTTCGTCAATGACATCCTGCTCTCGGCACCGTCCATCGTGCTCGGCCTGTTCGTCTACACCCTGTACGTGATGCAGACCGGTGGGCAGTTCTCGGCGTTCGCCGGTGCGCTGTCGCTGGCTTTCATCGTGCTGCCGGTGGTAGTGCGTACCACCGACGAAATGCTGCGCCTGGTGCCTTCGCAGATGCGCGAAGCGGCCCTCTCGCTGGGCATCCCGCAGTGGAAGGTAACCGTGCAGGTGCTGTACCGCAGTGCGGCCGCAGGCATCATCACCGGCATCCTGCTGGCGCTGGCCCGCATTTCCGGCGAAACCGCCCCGCTGCTGTTCACCGCCTTCGGCAACCAGTACTGGAACAGCAACGTGTTCCAGCCGATGGCCAGCGTGCCAGTGGTGATGAACCAGTTTGCCGGCAGCCCCTATGAATCCTGGCAGACGCTGGCCTGGGCCGGCGCGCTGGTGCTGACCCTGTTCGTACTGCTGGTCAGCCTCTCCGCGCGTGGCATCCTGCTGCGCAACCGCATCTCCCATGACTGA
- a CDS encoding OprO/OprP family phosphate-selective porin translates to MKLHRQLLTAAVAAALFVPAAHAEVAIDVIGGSEITFEGLVQADGNWFDNDVTDLNGGDAANGKDSEFELRRAELVLKGKGPGNVEWVVGYDAKADKFLDTNVKYKLAGNANHFVQLGQFKQPNSLEELSSTKNNDFISKAAVTNTYAVARRLGGAYSFGDANWSVTASAFGRELTRNLAHGSGYGARGTWAPINEKGQVLHFGLSYVDYDTDADTLRVRARPNADLATARLVDSGNLTDTDRVKTIGAEAMYIGGPFKAQAEYYTSEAKRMTRDNYTSDGFYVSGLWNITGESWGYKGGTPTTGLPDEPGRGMWQLGARYDSMNLDDGHLNANPVAGRPPIVDGVLGGKMDIWTVGVNYYWRSNTKFALNYVMVDSKKYSSTSRTFVNDDPNILEARLQFFW, encoded by the coding sequence ATCGCCAACTCCTCACTGCGGCCGTGGCTGCTGCGCTGTTCGTGCCGGCCGCCCACGCTGAAGTGGCCATCGACGTGATCGGCGGCTCGGAGATCACCTTCGAAGGCCTGGTCCAGGCCGACGGCAACTGGTTCGACAACGATGTGACCGACCTCAACGGTGGCGATGCCGCCAACGGCAAGGACAGCGAATTCGAGCTGCGCCGTGCCGAGCTGGTGCTCAAGGGCAAGGGCCCGGGCAACGTGGAATGGGTGGTCGGTTATGACGCCAAGGCCGACAAGTTCCTGGACACCAACGTGAAGTACAAGCTGGCGGGCAACGCCAACCACTTCGTGCAGCTGGGCCAGTTCAAGCAGCCCAACAGCCTGGAAGAACTGTCCAGCACCAAGAACAACGACTTCATCTCCAAGGCTGCGGTCACCAACACCTACGCCGTGGCCCGTCGCCTCGGTGGCGCGTACAGCTTCGGCGACGCCAACTGGTCGGTCACCGCCAGCGCCTTCGGCCGCGAACTGACCCGCAACCTGGCCCACGGCAGCGGCTACGGCGCGCGTGGTACCTGGGCGCCGATCAACGAGAAGGGCCAGGTCCTGCACTTCGGCCTGAGCTATGTCGACTACGACACCGACGCCGACACCCTGCGCGTGCGTGCCCGCCCGAACGCCGACCTGGCCACCGCGCGCCTGGTCGACAGCGGCAACCTGACCGACACCGACCGGGTCAAGACGATCGGCGCGGAAGCGATGTACATCGGCGGCCCGTTCAAGGCCCAGGCCGAGTACTACACCAGCGAAGCCAAGCGCATGACGCGCGACAACTACACCAGCGACGGCTTCTACGTCAGCGGCCTGTGGAACATCACCGGCGAAAGCTGGGGCTACAAGGGCGGCACCCCGACCACCGGCCTGCCGGACGAGCCGGGCCGTGGCATGTGGCAGCTGGGCGCGCGTTACGACTCGATGAACCTGGACGACGGCCATCTGAACGCCAATCCGGTTGCCGGTCGTCCGCCGATCGTGGACGGCGTGCTCGGCGGCAAGATGGATATCTGGACCGTGGGCGTGAACTACTACTGGCGCTCCAACACCAAGTTCGCGCTGAACTACGTGATGGTGGACAGCAAGAAGTACAGCTCGACCAGCCGCACGTTCGTCAATGACGATCCGAACATCCTGGAAGCGCGCCTGCAGTTCTTCTGGTAA
- the pstS gene encoding phosphate ABC transporter substrate-binding protein PstS, which translates to MIHAFKSRAAVAVLAASSVFAANAADVTGAGASFIYPVMSKWSSDYSTATGKKVNYQSIGSGGGIAQIKAATVDFGSSDAPLKPEELASAGLAQFPSVIGGVVPVINVAGVAPGALKLDGPTLANIFLGKIKTWNDPAITALNPGVKLPDGKITVVHRSDGSGTTFNFVNYLSKVNPEWKSKVGEGTSVQWPVGIGGKGNEGVAAYVKQIKGGIGYVELSYALQNKMSYAAMKNASGKVVLPSDESFAAAAASADWANAKDFYLVMTNAPGAEAWPITATNFILVRKQPKNVNSAKATQEFFRWIYKSGDAQAKQLDYVPLPDSLVKQIETYWSQNLKY; encoded by the coding sequence GTGATCCACGCCTTCAAGTCGCGCGCCGCTGTTGCCGTCCTCGCCGCGTCGTCCGTGTTCGCCGCCAATGCCGCCGATGTGACCGGCGCGGGCGCATCGTTCATTTACCCGGTCATGTCCAAGTGGTCGTCCGACTACAGCACCGCGACCGGCAAGAAGGTCAACTACCAGTCGATCGGCTCCGGCGGTGGTATCGCCCAGATCAAGGCCGCGACGGTTGACTTCGGTTCGTCCGACGCCCCGCTGAAGCCGGAAGAGCTGGCCTCGGCCGGCCTGGCCCAGTTCCCGTCGGTGATCGGCGGCGTGGTGCCGGTGATCAACGTGGCCGGCGTCGCCCCGGGCGCGCTGAAGCTGGACGGCCCGACCCTGGCCAACATCTTCCTGGGCAAGATCAAGACCTGGAACGACCCGGCCATCACCGCCCTGAACCCGGGCGTCAAGCTGCCCGACGGCAAGATCACCGTCGTGCACCGCTCGGACGGTTCGGGCACCACCTTCAACTTCGTCAACTACCTCTCCAAGGTCAACCCGGAGTGGAAGAGCAAGGTCGGCGAAGGCACCTCGGTGCAGTGGCCGGTCGGCATCGGTGGCAAGGGCAACGAAGGCGTTGCCGCCTACGTGAAGCAGATCAAGGGTGGCATCGGCTACGTCGAACTGTCCTACGCCCTGCAGAACAAGATGTCCTACGCCGCGATGAAGAACGCGTCGGGCAAGGTCGTGCTGCCGAGCGACGAGTCGTTCGCCGCCGCTGCCGCCAGCGCCGACTGGGCCAACGCCAAGGACTTCTACCTGGTCATGACCAACGCCCCGGGCGCCGAAGCGTGGCCGATCACCGCCACCAACTTCATCCTGGTCCGCAAGCAGCCGAAGAACGTGAACAGCGCCAAGGCCACCCAGGAGTTCTTCCGCTGGATCTACAAGAGCGGCGACGCCCAGGCCAAGCAGCTGGACTACGTGCCGCTGCCGGACAGCCTGGTCAAGCAGATCGAGACCTACTGGTCGCAGAACCTGAAATATTGA
- a CDS encoding DUF692 domain-containing protein produces the protein MPGTDPRAGVSPVVLPPLPAAAVGLGLRRALLDDLEQAPPGDIDFLECAPENWIGLGGVPGERLQGLSARYPLTCHGLSLSLGGSAPLDLDFVDRVGRFLDTHKVRLYSEHLSYCSDDGHLYDLLPLPFTDEAVRHTAARIAQVQDRLGRRIAVENVSSYLTPHAAMSELDFTVAVLEEADCDLLLDVNNVYVNAINHRFDPAAFIDGLPASRVVCLHVAGHYDEADDLKIDTHGSAVIDPVWALLAQARARFGPRPALLERDFNFPTYAELRAELQQMRRILRGGDAARGAAA, from the coding sequence GTGCCGGGCACTGACCCGCGCGCCGGCGTGAGCCCCGTGGTCCTGCCGCCGCTGCCTGCGGCGGCGGTAGGACTGGGCCTGCGCCGCGCCCTGCTCGACGATCTGGAACAGGCGCCGCCGGGCGATATCGACTTCCTCGAATGCGCGCCGGAGAACTGGATCGGACTCGGCGGCGTACCCGGCGAGCGCCTGCAGGGGCTCAGCGCGCGTTACCCGTTGACCTGCCATGGCCTGTCGCTGTCGCTGGGCGGCAGTGCGCCGCTGGACCTGGACTTCGTCGACCGGGTCGGCCGCTTCCTGGACACGCACAAGGTGCGGCTGTACAGCGAGCACCTGAGCTACTGCAGCGACGACGGGCACCTGTACGACCTGCTGCCGCTGCCGTTCACCGACGAAGCGGTGCGCCACACCGCCGCGCGCATCGCGCAGGTGCAGGACCGGCTGGGCCGGCGCATCGCGGTCGAGAACGTCTCGAGCTATCTCACCCCGCACGCGGCGATGAGCGAACTGGACTTCACCGTGGCGGTGCTTGAGGAAGCGGACTGCGACCTGCTGCTGGACGTGAACAATGTGTACGTCAATGCGATCAACCATCGCTTCGACCCGGCAGCCTTCATCGACGGACTACCGGCGTCGCGCGTGGTGTGCCTGCACGTGGCCGGGCACTACGATGAAGCCGACGACCTGAAGATCGATACGCATGGAAGCGCAGTGATCGACCCGGTGTGGGCGTTGCTGGCGCAGGCGCGCGCCCGCTTCGGCCCGCGCCCGGCGCTGCTGGAACGCGACTTCAACTTCCCAACCTACGCGGAACTGCGCGCGGAACTGCAGCAGATGCGGCGCATCCTCCGCGGCGGGGATGCTGCACGCGGGGCGGCCGCATGA
- the pstC gene encoding phosphate ABC transporter permease subunit PstC: MNAIAQPVPAPSSRDLRDARNDKLFRWVLITTVVLVLVALACAALSMLWGGRHALQEQGLSFFYSSDWNPVENKFGALAPIYGTLVTALIAMVIAVPVSFGIAFFLTEVAPRWMRGPVGTAIELLAGIPSIIYGMWGLFVLVPVMTEYVTPTLNETLGEWPIIGPLFQGPPLGIGVLTAGFVLAIMVIPFISSVMREVFLTVPTRLKESAYALGSTKWEVSWDIVLPYTRSAVIGGIFLGLGRALGETMAVAFVIGNSVRLSPSLLEPGTTIAALIANDFGEATETYRSALLLLGFVLFIVTFVVLAIARLMLMRLSRKEGN; encoded by the coding sequence ATGAATGCCATCGCCCAGCCTGTACCCGCACCGTCATCGCGCGACCTGCGTGACGCCCGCAACGACAAACTGTTTCGATGGGTGCTGATCACCACCGTGGTACTGGTGCTGGTCGCCCTGGCCTGCGCCGCGCTCTCGATGCTGTGGGGCGGCCGCCATGCCCTGCAGGAGCAGGGCCTGAGCTTCTTCTACTCCTCCGACTGGAATCCGGTGGAGAACAAGTTCGGTGCACTGGCACCGATCTACGGCACCCTGGTCACCGCCCTGATCGCAATGGTGATCGCGGTGCCGGTGAGCTTCGGCATCGCCTTCTTCCTCACCGAAGTGGCGCCGCGCTGGATGCGTGGCCCGGTCGGTACCGCCATCGAACTGCTGGCCGGCATCCCCTCGATCATCTACGGCATGTGGGGCCTGTTCGTGCTGGTGCCGGTGATGACCGAGTACGTCACCCCCACCCTCAATGAAACCCTGGGCGAATGGCCGATCATCGGCCCGCTGTTCCAGGGGCCACCGCTGGGCATCGGCGTGCTGACCGCCGGCTTCGTGCTGGCGATCATGGTCATTCCGTTCATCTCCTCGGTGATGCGCGAAGTGTTCCTGACCGTGCCGACCCGCCTGAAGGAATCGGCCTACGCGCTGGGCTCCACCAAGTGGGAAGTGAGCTGGGACATCGTGCTGCCCTACACCCGCTCGGCGGTGATCGGCGGCATCTTCCTCGGCCTCGGCCGCGCCCTGGGTGAAACCATGGCGGTGGCCTTCGTGATCGGCAACAGCGTGCGCCTGTCGCCGTCGCTGCTGGAACCGGGCACCACCATCGCCGCGCTGATCGCCAATGACTTCGGCGAGGCTACCGAAACCTACCGCTCGGCGCTGCTGCTGCTCGGCTTCGTCCTCTTCATCGTGACCTTCGTGGTGCTGGCAATCGCCCGCCTGATGCTGATGCGCCTGTCCCGCAAGGAGGGCAACTGA